Proteins encoded together in one Impatiens glandulifera chromosome 1, dImpGla2.1, whole genome shotgun sequence window:
- the LOC124922443 gene encoding 50S ribosomal protein L7/L12 — protein MNFIMLSRTMRSCGVLREITGSLQCRSFQTDFIARDPKAKPIKYKYPDFYNPYGPRPPPSDKIVELAERIAALPSEERVQIGPTLREKLLHPKMQVIATEGMDLGGAQGGSAGPAKEEKKAEKIAFDIKLEKFDAASKIKVIKEVRAFTNLGLKEAKDLVEKVPVILKQGVTKEEANGIIEKIKAVGGVAIME, from the coding sequence ATGAATTTTATCATGCTTTCTCGAACAATGCGCAGTTGTGGCGTGCTTCGCGAAATAACAGGATCCTTGCAATGTCGCTCcttccaaaccgactttatcgcAAGAGATCCCAAGGCCAAGCCCATAAAGTACAAGTATCCTGATTTCTATAATCCATATGGCCCTAGACCACCACCTTCTGATAAAATTGTGGAGCTTGCAGAACGTATTGCTGCTTTACCATCTGAAGAACGGGTTCAAATTGGTCCCACTCTCAGGGAAAAGCTTCTTCATCCTAAGATGCAAGTGATAGCTACAGAAGGCATGGATTTAGGTGGTGCCCAGGGAGGGTCGGCTGGACCTGCAAAAGAGGAAAAGAAAGCTGAAAAAATAGCATTTGACATCAAGTTAGAGAAATTTGATGCAGCCTCGAAAATCAAAGTGATTAAAGAGGTACGAGCTTTTACAAATCTAGGGTTGAAGGAAGCCAAAGATCTGGTGGAGAAGGTCCCTGTCATACTTAAACAAGGGGTTACAAAGGAGGAAGCCAATGGTATAATAGAGAAGATAAAGGCTGTTGGAGGAGTGGCTATTATGGAGTGA
- the LOC124925565 gene encoding metalloendoproteinase 3-MMP-like, which yields MVMWLSKCSLFNVGTIFLCLILLLLIVIDPTMQAYDHHTNNKASKFVEHFLGSRKGDNMIGIHHIKQYFAKYGYLSPSHVQTDSNNDGHFNDELEAAVKKYQVFFHLNVSGVLDSKTLSLMGTPRCGNSDHDADRTLQQHNITKSFYVLHPTKWNKRNLSFSIKPGTRPDATDPINSAIAAWDRVSALTFVGDEFSKADLKFSFLKGEHGDNNPFDGPGNELGHSFYPPNGNIHIDADEKWVVGKFTGGVEFDIYTLVLHEIGHAIGLEHSSVESSIMWPVQFPGTIKDLGKDDIDGIKALYP from the coding sequence atggtCATGTGGCTAAGCAAATGTTCTCTTTTCAATGTGGGAACCATATTtctatgtttgattttgttgcTCCTAATTGTTATCGATCCTACCATGCAAGCATATGATCACCATACCAACAACAAAGCTTCCAAGTTTGTAGAGCATTTTCTGGGTTCCAGAAAAGGCGATAATATGATCGGAATCCATCACATTAAGCAATACTTTGCAAAATATGGTTACCTTAGCCCTTCTCATGTTCAAACCGATAGCAACAATGATGGCCATTTCAACGATGAACTAGAAGCTGCGGTAAAAAAGTACCAAGTCTTCTTCCATCTCAACGTATCTGGAGTTTTAGATTCAAAAACATTGTCTTTGATGGGAACCCCTCGTTGCGGGAATTCAGATCATGATGCAGATAGAACTCTTCAACAACACAACATAACCAAATCATTTTATGTTTTACACCCTACTAAATGGAATAAACGCAACCTAAGTTTTTCTATTAAGCCAGGAACACGACCAGATGCTACAGACCCAATTAATAGTGCTATAGCTGCATGGGACAGGGTGAGTGCACTCACATTTGTTGGTGATGAGTTCTCTAAGGCTGACTTGAAATTCAGTTTCTTAAAGGGAGAACATGGAGATAACAATCCTTTTGATGGCCCTGGTAACGAATTGGGACACAGTTTTTATCCACCTAATGGAAATATTCACATCGATGCAGATGAGAAATGGGTGGTCGGAAAATTTACCGGTGGAGTTGAATTTGATATCTATACTTTGGTCCTACATGAAATAGGTCATGCTATTGGACTTGAACATAGTAGTGTTGAATCTTCTATTATGTGGCCAGTTCAATTTCCAGGTACGATAAAAGACCTAGGGAAGGATGATATTGATGGAATAAAGGCATTGTACCCTTAA
- the LOC124922442 gene encoding aspartic proteinase 36-like, translated as MIATPSFFSPNRMARSSSSSSSSSFCLPYFLFLFTITSFSTPIASPVGFGGVLSVKYKFSGTDRSLSALKAHDDLRNIRMASGVDIPLGGSGRPDAVGLYYAKVGIGTPPKDYYVQVDTGSDIMWVNCILCKECPQTGYHGIPLTLYDLKNSLTGTKVFCDSQFCIEINAGRTPDCAANVTCLYTEVYGDGSYSLGYFVKDLVQYDGVSGDLQTMTANQSFIFGCGASQSGDLDSSEHALDGIVGFGKSNSSFISQLAASGTVKKIFAHCLDGVNGGGIFAIGHVVQPKVNTTRLLPNKPHYNVNMTAVQVGSEFLNLTTNVSHAGDYKETIIDSGTTLAYFPDAIYQALVKKILWQLDIKLQTLHEQYTCFQHPGSVDDDFPAVTFHFENSVLLKVYPHEYLFLFEGLWCLGWQSNGVQPRDKQDIILLGDLVLSNKLVLYDLEKHVIGWTEYNCSSSIEIMDEVTGSVHLVGAHSLPSSACDLTIMWLLLVAGFVNFALGEMVL; from the exons ATGATCGCGACTCCGTCATTCTTCTCTCCTAATCGCATGGCAAGATCATCGTCATCGTCGTCTTCATCGTCCTTCTGTCTCCCATACTTCCTATTCCTCTTTACGATCACTTCTTTTTCTACTCCTATAGCTTCGCCCGTGGGTTTCGGCGGAGTATTAAGCGTCAAATACAAATTCTCCGGTACTGATCGTTCCCTCAGTGCCCTAAAAGCCCACGATGACCTCCGCAACATCCGTATGGCTTCCGGAGTCGATATTCCCTTGGGTGGCTCCGGCCGTCCAGATGCCGTCGG ACTTTACTATGCCAAGGTTGGGATTGGAACGCCTCCAAAAGATTATTATGTACAAGTAGATACTGGAAGTGATATAATGTGGGTCAATTGCATTCTTTGCAAGGAATGTCCTCAAACAGGCTACCATGGT ATTCCACTTACCTTGTACGATCTTAAGAATTCTCTCACTGGGACAAAGGTTTTCTGTGATTCTCAATTTTGTATTGAGATCAATGCTGGTCGAACACCTGACTGTGCGGCTAATGTGACTTGTTTATATACTGAGGTTTATGGAGATGGAAGTTATAGTCTTGGCTACTTTGTGAAAGATCTTGTCCAATATGATGGTGTATCAGGAGATCTGCAAACTATGACAGCAAACCAAAGTTTTATATTTGG ATGTGGTGCGAGTCAATCTGGCGATCTAGATTCGTCCGAACATGCTCTTGATGGAATAGTAGGTTTTGGAAAATCAAACTCATCCTTTATATCCCAACTTGCTGCTTCTGGGACAGTGAAAAAGATTTTCGCACATTGTTTGGATGGTGTGAATGGTGGAGGTATTTTTGCAATTGGGCATGTTGTGCAGCCAAAGGTCAACACGACTCGTTTATTACCAAACAA GCCACATTACAATGTCAATATGACAGCAGTTCAAGTTGGGTCTGAATTTCTTAATCTGACAACAAATGTATCACATGCTGGAGACTATAAAGAGACAATAATTGACAGTGGTACAACTTTGGCTTACTTCCCAGACGCTATATACCAGGCATTAGTGAAGAAG ATTCTCTGGCAGCTTGATATAAAGTTACAAACCCTTCATGAGCAGTATACATGCTTTCAGCACCCTGGAAG CGTGGATGATGATTTTCCTGCTGTCAcctttcattttgaaaattcagTCCTCTTGAAAGTGTATCCTCATGAGTATCTCTTCCTCTTT GAGGGGTTATGGTGTCTTGGCTGGCAAAGCAATGGTGTCCAACCCAGAGATAAACAAGACATCATCCTTCTGGGAG ACTTAGTGCTATCAAATAAACTAGTGTTGTATGACTTGGAAAAGCACGTCATTGGCTGGACAGAGTACAACT GTTCTTCAAGCATTGAGATAATGGATGAAGTGACTGGATCAGTGCATCTGGTAGGAGCCCACTCTCTGCCTTCTTCGGCTTGTGATCTGACAATCATGTGGCTACTACTAGTGGCTGGATTTGTAAACTTTGCTCTTGGTGAAATGGTCTTGTGA